Genomic segment of Ignavibacteriota bacterium:
ACCCGTGTATATCGATGTGTACGATGCCGCGGGCCGGCTGTGTATTCCGCAGGCGCAGGTATCCGGAACACCGGGCAGGCACGCCGTGCCGGTACACATCGGCGCGCTCTCGTCGGGTGTGTATCGCGTGCAGGTGCGCCTCGGCGGTGAGACACGCAGCGTGACCGCGATCATCGCGCGCTGAGCGCAAAACAACTGGAGTACAGACCTCCAGGGAAAGGCTGCCGCCTCTGCATGAACGGAATTTTGTTATCGAAACATGCGCGAGGCGATGCATTGAAATCGCATGCGAAATTACAACTCGTCAACAAGTTGTTTTGCTGACTGTATTGATATATACAGATGATTTTGGTTCTCAGTCAAAGGAATAAACCCAAAATTCTGGTAAAAAATACGCGCCCTATCCCCCAATGCATCAACCTCGACAGCACGAACTCCGATATGATTGGACACTTGTACAGCTCTGCGCAATGCGTCAACGAGCATCGCCGAACCCAGTCCGAGTTTTTGATACGTAACATCTGTAGCAAGCCTACAAAGGCGAACAACTGGTACAGGATATTGAGGCACCTTTTTCAACTCATCCGGGGGGAGCAGTGCACAAGCGAACTCACCAGCACAGATTGTATAATATGCCATTACGCCAGGTACACCACCTGCGAGCATAACATATGTCTTGCTGTATCCAGCCTTACTATTTTGAAGCGCATGTTGTTTGAGAAAAACGTTAAGAGA
This window contains:
- a CDS encoding GNAT family N-acetyltransferase, with the protein product MASNHSVFLLRKAHDRASFDCGIESLNVFLKQHALQNSKAGYSKTYVMLAGGVPGVMAYYTICAGEFACALLPPDELKKVPQYPVPVVRLCRLATDVTYQKLGLGSAMLVDALRRAVQVSNHIGVRAVEVDALGDRARIFYQNFGFIPLTENQNHLYISIQSAKQLVDEL